The following proteins come from a genomic window of Kitasatospora sp. NBC_01246:
- a CDS encoding DUF1963 domain-containing protein encodes MTRPNPVTADDGRTLRRLIGDAGLGPWEGELMGLAEHGIALGPRPAGHRGPEPFSRCGGVPAVPPGFVWPGAEPGPDALPDCFVAQIDLAEVAPADANHLLPPRGLLYFFFPGHDGFGGRDAVTVLHFPDATAEGTAPYDVASDPAFADPEAGWGAPPWEFTGPPAPLYAAGKAMLAQAVRFHDDPPVDLPEEAVDRLTALPSAALDVAPRHGAWMVLLGPDPETDQYVVPPRGRGPERILLAAGRPEFTGCPLYYVIRDEDLAAADFSRVEAVTVQH; translated from the coding sequence ATGACGCGCCCCAATCCTGTGACCGCCGACGACGGCCGGACGCTTCGACGGCTGATCGGCGACGCCGGCCTCGGCCCCTGGGAGGGTGAGCTGATGGGGCTGGCCGAGCACGGCATCGCCCTGGGCCCGCGCCCCGCCGGCCACCGGGGGCCGGAGCCGTTCTCCCGGTGCGGCGGCGTACCGGCCGTGCCGCCCGGCTTCGTCTGGCCGGGGGCGGAGCCGGGGCCGGACGCGCTGCCGGACTGCTTCGTCGCCCAGATCGACCTGGCGGAGGTCGCGCCGGCGGACGCCAACCACCTGCTGCCGCCCCGCGGCCTGCTCTACTTCTTCTTCCCCGGCCACGACGGCTTCGGCGGCCGGGACGCCGTCACCGTGCTGCACTTCCCGGACGCCACCGCCGAGGGCACCGCGCCCTACGACGTGGCGTCCGATCCGGCGTTCGCCGATCCCGAGGCGGGCTGGGGCGCCCCGCCGTGGGAGTTCACCGGGCCGCCCGCGCCGCTGTACGCCGCCGGCAAGGCCATGCTGGCGCAGGCCGTGCGGTTCCACGACGATCCCCCGGTCGACCTCCCGGAGGAGGCGGTGGACCGGCTGACCGCGCTGCCGTCCGCCGCCCTGGACGTCGCGCCGCGGCACGGTGCCTGGATGGTGCTGCTCGGCCCCGATCCGGAGACGGACCAGTACGTGGTGCCGCCGCGCGGCCGCGGTCCGGAGCGCATCCTGCTCGCGGCGGGCCGCCCGGAGTTCACCGGGTGCCCGCTCTACTACGTCATCCGCGACGAGGACCTGGCCGCCGCCGACTTCAGCCGGGTCGAGGCCGTCACCGTCCAGCACTGA
- a CDS encoding glutaminase codes for MLLQEAMEAARRAPARGRVADYIPALAQADPTAFGMAIATVDGAVFGAGDWEHPFSIQSVSKLFTLALALALADGGDELWRGVGREPSGNPFNSLVQLESENGIPRNPFINAGALVVTDRLLKLTGDAVGAVRDFLRAESGNPAVAVDDSVASSEAQHGHRNAAMAHFMASYGNLRNPVDSVLAHYYAHCAIEASCRDLALAGLFLARHGTRADGSRLLSRSEAKRINAVLLTCGTYDAAGEFAYRVGLPGKSGVGGGVLAVLPGRGTVCVWGPGLDAAGNSVLGVAALDALTTATGWSVF; via the coding sequence CTGCTCCTCCAGGAGGCGATGGAGGCGGCCCGGCGGGCGCCCGCCCGGGGGCGGGTCGCCGACTACATCCCGGCCCTCGCCCAGGCCGACCCGACGGCCTTCGGGATGGCCATCGCCACCGTGGACGGCGCGGTGTTCGGCGCCGGGGACTGGGAGCACCCGTTCTCGATCCAGTCGGTGTCGAAGCTGTTCACCCTGGCGCTGGCGCTGGCGCTGGCGGACGGCGGCGACGAGCTGTGGCGCGGGGTCGGCCGCGAGCCGTCCGGCAATCCGTTCAACTCGCTGGTCCAGCTGGAGTCCGAGAACGGCATCCCGCGCAACCCCTTCATCAACGCCGGCGCGCTGGTCGTCACCGACCGGCTGCTGAAGCTGACCGGCGACGCCGTCGGCGCGGTCCGGGACTTCCTGCGCGCGGAGTCCGGCAACCCGGCCGTCGCGGTGGACGACTCGGTGGCGTCCTCCGAGGCCCAGCACGGCCACCGCAACGCCGCGATGGCGCACTTCATGGCCAGCTACGGCAACCTGCGCAACCCGGTCGACAGCGTGCTCGCGCACTACTACGCGCACTGCGCGATCGAGGCGAGCTGCCGGGACCTCGCGCTGGCCGGGCTCTTCCTCGCCCGGCACGGGACCCGCGCCGACGGCTCGCGGCTGCTGTCGCGCAGCGAGGCCAAGCGGATCAACGCGGTGCTGCTCACCTGCGGCACCTACGACGCGGCGGGGGAGTTCGCCTACCGGGTGGGGCTGCCGGGCAAGAGCGGGGTCGGCGGCGGCGTGCTGGCGGTGCTGCCGGGCCGGGGCACGGTCTGCGTCTGGGGCCCGGGCCTGGACGCGGCCGGGAACTCGGTGCTGGGGGTCGCGGCCCTGGACGCGCTGACGACGGCCACGGGCTGGTCCGTCTTCTGA
- a CDS encoding M20/M25/M40 family metallo-hydrolase, whose protein sequence is MAPRTTSPSPPPAHGAPDGPSANAPTGPGGSSPRPWDEVVALASDLIRFDTTNTADAGGVGTERPAAEYVAAKLAEVGYDVTYVEAGAPGRGNVVVRLPGADRERGALLVHGHLDVVPADPAEWRVHPFSGEVADGYLWGRGAVDMKGMVAMMLAVARGHRRDGVLPPRDLVFAFVSDEEAGGFQGARWLVDHRPELFEGVTEAVGEVGGFSVSFGDATRAYLIGTAEKGAVWLRLKARGTAGHASLLHDDNPIARLAAAVTRLESHRFPVVLTPAVRELLEGAAEITGVPFDESDPEAALARFGHAARLIGASLRDTANTTRFDAGHKANVVPSTAHAEIDARVIPGREEAFRAEVAALLGPGIEQEWNSLPAVETAFEGQLVDAMALSLAAEDPGSRVLPYMLSAATDAKSFQRLGIRTFGFAPLRLPPGLDFAALFHGVDERVPVEALEFGTRVLDRFLRHC, encoded by the coding sequence ATGGCGCCGCGCACCACCTCGCCCTCCCCGCCGCCCGCTCACGGCGCGCCTGACGGCCCGTCCGCGAACGCCCCGACCGGCCCCGGCGGTTCGTCGCCGCGGCCGTGGGACGAGGTGGTCGCCCTGGCGAGCGACCTGATCAGGTTCGACACCACCAACACCGCGGACGCGGGCGGGGTGGGCACCGAACGCCCGGCGGCCGAGTACGTGGCGGCCAAGCTGGCCGAGGTCGGCTACGACGTCACCTACGTCGAGGCCGGCGCCCCGGGCCGGGGCAACGTCGTCGTCCGGCTGCCCGGGGCGGACCGGGAGCGCGGCGCCCTGCTGGTCCACGGCCACCTGGACGTCGTCCCGGCGGACCCGGCCGAATGGCGCGTGCACCCGTTCTCGGGGGAGGTCGCCGACGGCTACCTGTGGGGCCGGGGCGCGGTCGACATGAAGGGCATGGTGGCCATGATGCTGGCCGTGGCCCGCGGTCACCGGCGCGACGGCGTCCTGCCGCCGCGCGACCTGGTCTTCGCCTTCGTCTCCGACGAGGAGGCGGGCGGCTTCCAGGGCGCCCGGTGGCTGGTCGACCACCGGCCGGAACTCTTCGAGGGCGTGACCGAGGCGGTCGGCGAGGTCGGCGGATTCTCCGTCAGCTTCGGTGACGCCACCCGGGCCTACCTGATCGGGACGGCGGAGAAGGGCGCGGTCTGGCTGCGCCTCAAGGCGCGGGGCACGGCCGGCCACGCCTCGCTGCTGCACGACGACAACCCGATCGCCAGGCTCGCCGCCGCCGTCACCCGGCTGGAGTCGCACCGGTTCCCCGTCGTCCTCACCCCCGCGGTGCGCGAACTGCTCGAAGGGGCCGCGGAGATCACCGGGGTGCCGTTCGACGAGAGCGACCCCGAGGCGGCGCTGGCCCGGTTCGGGCACGCGGCCCGGCTGATCGGGGCCAGCCTGCGCGACACCGCCAACACCACCCGCTTCGATGCCGGCCACAAGGCCAACGTGGTGCCCTCCACCGCCCACGCGGAGATCGACGCGCGGGTGATCCCGGGCCGGGAGGAGGCTTTCCGGGCCGAGGTCGCCGCGCTCCTGGGGCCCGGCATCGAGCAGGAGTGGAACAGCCTGCCGGCCGTCGAGACGGCCTTCGAGGGCCAACTGGTCGACGCCATGGCGCTGTCGCTGGCGGCCGAGGACCCGGGCTCCCGGGTGCTGCCCTACATGCTGTCCGCCGCCACCGACGCCAAGTCGTTCCAGCGCCTGGGCATCCGCACCTTCGGCTTCGCCCCGCTCCGGCTGCCCCCGGGACTGGACTTCGCCGCCCTGTTCCACGGGGTCGACGAACGGGTCCCGGTGGAGGCCCTGGAGTTCGGCACGCGCGTCCTGGACCGCTTCCTGCGCCACTGCTGA
- a CDS encoding NAD-dependent protein deacetylase, translating into MPLDPLPEPPAVGAADPPDDALGEVARLLAGRSVAVLTGAGLSTESGIPDYRGPTGSLRRRTPMTYQEFVGSPEARRRYWARSHAGWRSIAGARPNAGHLAVEELHRRGLVSAVITQNVDGLHRAAGTVDAVELHGGLDRVVCLGCGRGSAREDLDRRLRALNGAFPEDGALRNADGDVELPDALVASFRVVACGACGGILKPDVVFFGESVPTPRVRHCFDLVDGARGLLVLGSSLAVMSGLRFVRHAARAGKPVAIVNQGPTRGDDRADILVDLPLGPALTALTERLAAAPPA; encoded by the coding sequence ATGCCCCTGGATCCGCTGCCCGAGCCGCCGGCGGTCGGCGCGGCCGACCCGCCGGACGACGCCCTGGGCGAGGTCGCCCGGCTGCTGGCCGGCCGGAGCGTGGCGGTGCTGACCGGCGCGGGGCTGTCCACCGAGTCGGGCATCCCCGACTACCGGGGCCCCACCGGTAGCCTGCGCCGCCGGACGCCGATGACCTACCAGGAGTTCGTCGGGAGTCCCGAGGCCCGGCGCCGCTACTGGGCGCGCAGCCACGCCGGGTGGCGCTCGATCGCCGGGGCCCGCCCCAACGCCGGGCACCTGGCCGTCGAGGAGCTGCACCGCCGCGGCCTGGTGTCGGCGGTGATCACCCAGAACGTGGACGGCCTGCACCGGGCGGCCGGCACCGTGGACGCGGTGGAACTGCACGGCGGGCTCGACCGGGTGGTCTGCCTCGGCTGCGGGCGGGGCAGCGCGCGGGAGGACCTCGACCGGCGCCTGCGCGCCCTGAACGGCGCCTTTCCGGAGGACGGCGCCCTGCGCAACGCCGACGGGGACGTCGAGCTGCCCGACGCCCTGGTGGCGTCCTTCCGGGTGGTGGCCTGCGGGGCGTGCGGCGGGATCCTCAAGCCCGATGTGGTCTTCTTCGGCGAGAGCGTGCCCACGCCGCGCGTCCGGCACTGTTTCGACCTGGTCGACGGGGCGCGCGGGCTGCTCGTCCTCGGCTCGTCGCTGGCGGTCATGTCCGGTCTGCGCTTCGTGCGGCACGCCGCCCGGGCCGGGAAGCCCGTCGCGATCGTGAACCAGGGCCCGACGCGCGGCGACGACCGCGCCGACATCCTGGTCGACCTCCCGCTCGGACCGGCCCTGACGGCGCTGACCGAGCGGCTCGCCGCCGCGCCGCCGGCCTGA
- a CDS encoding peptidoglycan recognition protein family protein, whose product MPHPKPAVTRRTLVTAIGATAAALAVTPAASAAAGSGTGAGNAAGTGAGGARPLAARTARVPETRALSAVGREATTVRADFPIRYVGVSWDGPARGAAIRLHRDDATRGAWQPLPAGCAGGPDGADRTVGTATALIAADGAPGYDLRLPDGAANVRSAAIDTVHGPARTVSLAPTTPVTFCGVEYLSRAAWGADESKRFKNGVENSPAKYYPLQTLTVHHTDTANADPDPAATVRAIYEYHAITNDWGDIGYHFLIDEAGRIYEGRWSGDDGIPAHDAAGNAVTAFHTAGFNSGNIGIALLGTLSSQAPTAPARTSLTALLAVLTRAHNLDPQAHVTFVNPVNGVTKPVEMISGHRDWLATDCPGGTMYADLPALRADVAAVPTPGH is encoded by the coding sequence ATGCCCCACCCGAAGCCCGCCGTCACCCGGCGCACCCTCGTCACGGCGATCGGTGCCACCGCCGCCGCGCTCGCCGTCACCCCCGCCGCGTCGGCCGCCGCCGGCAGCGGCACCGGCGCCGGCAACGCCGCGGGCACCGGCGCGGGTGGGGCCCGGCCGCTCGCTGCCCGGACGGCCCGCGTCCCCGAGACCCGGGCGCTGTCCGCGGTGGGCCGCGAGGCCACCACCGTGCGGGCGGACTTCCCGATCCGCTACGTCGGCGTCAGCTGGGACGGCCCCGCCCGCGGCGCCGCCATCCGGCTGCACCGCGACGACGCGACCCGCGGGGCGTGGCAGCCGCTGCCCGCCGGCTGCGCGGGCGGCCCGGACGGCGCCGACCGCACGGTCGGGACCGCCACCGCGCTGATCGCCGCCGACGGCGCGCCCGGCTACGACCTGCGCCTGCCCGACGGGGCCGCCAACGTCCGCTCCGCCGCCATCGACACCGTGCACGGCCCGGCCCGCACGGTCTCGCTCGCCCCGACGACGCCCGTCACCTTCTGCGGGGTCGAGTACCTCTCCCGCGCGGCCTGGGGCGCCGACGAGTCCAAGCGCTTCAAGAACGGCGTGGAGAACTCCCCCGCGAAGTACTACCCGCTGCAGACCCTGACGGTGCACCACACCGACACCGCCAACGCCGACCCGGACCCGGCGGCCACCGTGCGGGCGATCTACGAGTACCACGCGATCACCAACGACTGGGGCGACATCGGCTACCACTTCCTGATCGACGAGGCCGGACGGATCTACGAGGGCCGCTGGTCGGGCGACGACGGCATCCCGGCGCACGACGCGGCCGGGAACGCCGTGACGGCCTTCCACACCGCCGGCTTCAACTCGGGCAACATCGGCATCGCCCTGCTGGGCACCCTCAGCAGCCAGGCGCCGACCGCCCCCGCCCGCACGTCGCTGACCGCGCTGCTCGCCGTGCTGACCCGCGCGCACAACCTGGACCCCCAGGCGCACGTCACCTTCGTGAACCCGGTCAACGGCGTGACCAAGCCGGTCGAGATGATCAGCGGCCACCGCGACTGGCTGGCCACCGACTGCCCCGGCGGCACGATGTACGCGGACCTGCCGGCGCTGCGCGCCGACGTGGCGGCCGTCCCCACCCCCGGGCACTGA
- a CDS encoding AMP-binding protein, producing MTNPSPSSAVGTSATPLLDDTIGASLDRAVRAFPGREALVDLPSGRRWTYRELAEEVDRVALGLLTLGVGRGDRVGIWAPNCAEWVFTQYATARIGAVLVTVNPGYRVHELEYVLRQSGIRTIVAAAAFKTSDYAAMLAETAPRCPALKDVLLIGSPAWSDLLARAEHADRGPLHAAAAALGPDDPINIQYTSGTTGFPKGATLSHRNILNNGFFVGELCGYSEHDRICVPVPFYHCFGMVMGNLAALSHGACVVIPAAGFEPATTLRAVAAERCTSLYGVPTMFIAELNDPSFAEHDLSSLRTGIMAGSPCPTEVMKQVVERMGMRDVSICYGMTETSPVSVQTRTEDPLERRVSTVGRVGPHLEVKVVDPRTGRTVPRGTPGELCTRGYSVMIGYWEQPDRTAEVLDADGWMHSGDLAVMDEEGYLTITGRIKDMVIRGGENIYPREVEEFLHTHPDVLDAQVIGVPDATYGEELMAWIRLRPGAPELTAEGLRAFCAGRIAHYKVPRYVHLVDEFPMTVTGKIRKVEMREQAVVLLNLAAAAAEGHA from the coding sequence ATGACCAACCCGTCCCCCAGTTCCGCCGTCGGCACCTCGGCCACGCCCCTGCTGGACGACACCATCGGCGCGAGCCTCGACCGCGCGGTCCGCGCCTTTCCCGGCCGGGAGGCCCTGGTCGACCTGCCGTCCGGCCGTCGGTGGACGTACCGGGAGCTGGCCGAGGAGGTGGACCGGGTCGCGCTGGGGCTGCTGACGCTCGGCGTCGGCCGGGGCGACCGGGTCGGGATCTGGGCGCCGAACTGCGCGGAGTGGGTGTTCACCCAGTACGCCACCGCGCGGATCGGCGCCGTCCTGGTGACCGTCAACCCCGGCTACCGGGTGCACGAACTGGAGTACGTCCTAAGGCAGTCGGGCATCCGCACGATCGTGGCCGCGGCCGCCTTCAAGACCTCCGACTACGCGGCCATGCTGGCCGAGACCGCCCCGCGCTGCCCCGCGCTGAAGGACGTCCTGCTGATCGGCTCGCCGGCCTGGAGCGACCTGCTCGCCCGGGCCGAGCACGCCGACCGCGGCCCGCTGCACGCCGCCGCCGCGGCGCTGGGCCCGGACGACCCGATCAACATCCAGTACACCTCGGGCACCACGGGCTTCCCGAAGGGCGCGACCCTGTCGCACCGCAACATCCTCAACAACGGCTTCTTCGTGGGCGAGTTGTGCGGTTACTCGGAACACGACCGGATCTGCGTACCGGTGCCGTTCTACCACTGCTTCGGGATGGTGATGGGAAACCTCGCCGCGCTCTCGCACGGCGCCTGCGTGGTGATCCCGGCCGCCGGGTTCGAGCCCGCGACCACCCTGCGCGCGGTGGCCGCCGAGCGCTGCACCTCGCTCTACGGCGTCCCGACCATGTTCATCGCCGAACTCAACGACCCGTCCTTCGCCGAGCACGACCTCTCCAGCCTGCGCACCGGGATCATGGCCGGGTCGCCGTGCCCCACCGAGGTGATGAAGCAGGTCGTCGAGCGGATGGGCATGCGCGACGTGTCGATCTGCTACGGCATGACCGAGACCTCCCCGGTGTCCGTCCAGACCCGGACGGAGGACCCGCTGGAGCGCCGGGTCTCCACCGTCGGACGGGTCGGCCCGCACCTCGAAGTGAAGGTCGTCGACCCGCGGACCGGCCGCACCGTGCCCCGCGGCACCCCCGGCGAACTGTGCACCCGCGGCTACTCGGTGATGATCGGCTACTGGGAGCAGCCCGACCGGACCGCCGAAGTCCTGGACGCCGACGGCTGGATGCACAGCGGCGACCTCGCGGTGATGGACGAGGAGGGCTACCTCACCATCACCGGGCGGATCAAGGACATGGTCATCCGCGGCGGCGAGAACATCTACCCGCGGGAGGTCGAGGAGTTCCTGCACACCCACCCGGACGTCCTGGACGCCCAGGTCATCGGCGTCCCCGACGCCACGTACGGCGAGGAGCTGATGGCCTGGATCCGGCTGCGCCCCGGTGCCCCCGAGCTGACGGCCGAGGGGCTGCGCGCCTTCTGCGCCGGCCGGATCGCGCACTACAAGGTCCCGCGCTACGTGCACCTCGTCGACGAGTTCCCGATGACCGTCACCGGAAAGATCCGGAAGGTCGAGATGCGCGAGCAGGCCGTCGTCCTGCTGAACCTCGCCGCGGCGGCCGCCGAGGGGCACGCCTGA
- a CDS encoding PRC-barrel domain containing protein, translating to MSDTSDIDIWAFRSTSGHVADGDLVGFHVEATDGPIGKVDRHSPEAGSQYLVVDTGPWIFGRQVLLPAGTVLRVEQDEKKVYVDRTKDEIKNGPTFEPIGYDEDIAYLETFGAYYGPYYGGRY from the coding sequence ATGAGCGACACGAGCGACATCGACATCTGGGCGTTCCGGTCGACCTCCGGCCACGTCGCCGACGGCGATCTGGTCGGCTTTCACGTGGAGGCGACCGACGGGCCGATCGGCAAGGTCGACCGGCACTCGCCGGAGGCCGGCTCGCAGTACCTCGTCGTCGACACCGGCCCGTGGATCTTCGGCCGCCAGGTCCTGCTGCCGGCGGGCACGGTGCTGCGCGTCGAGCAGGACGAGAAGAAGGTCTACGTCGACCGGACGAAGGACGAGATCAAGAACGGCCCGACGTTCGAGCCGATCGGGTACGACGAGGACATCGCCTACCTGGAGACCTTCGGCGCCTACTACGGCCCGTACTACGGCGGGCGGTACTGA
- a CDS encoding WhiB family transcriptional regulator translates to MTNIAHLPGALDHRWDWQRHGACRSADSGLFFHPVGERGEAHDSRESAAKEVCAGCPVRRECLRYALEAHERYGVWGGLGEGDRLRLRRQARKVRR, encoded by the coding sequence ATGACGAACATCGCACATCTGCCCGGGGCCCTCGACCACCGGTGGGACTGGCAGCGGCACGGTGCCTGCCGGTCCGCCGACAGCGGTCTCTTCTTCCACCCGGTCGGCGAACGCGGCGAGGCCCACGACTCGCGTGAGAGCGCCGCGAAGGAGGTCTGTGCCGGCTGCCCCGTACGGCGCGAGTGCCTGCGCTACGCCTTGGAGGCGCACGAGCGGTACGGGGTCTGGGGCGGCCTCGGCGAGGGCGATCGCCTGCGCCTGCGGCGTCAGGCCCGGAAGGTGCGCCGGTAG
- a CDS encoding GlxA family transcriptional regulator, translating to MHRIVVLALDGVIPFELSLASRLFGAATDTEGRPLYEVVTCSLDGRPVRTSADFSISVEHDRSALAGADTLVIPASEEFAGIVDRDSLPPRVAEALALLRPDARIAGICIATFVLAAAGLLDGRAAATHWRHADRFRRFYPEVDLAPDVLFVDTGRILTSAGAAAGIDLILHLIRSDHGSAVANLVARCCVVPPQREGGQAQYVQRPVPESTDAGTSATRAWALDRLHEPLQLTDLAGHAGMSRRTFTRRFRAEVGLSPGQWLTQQRVDLARHLLESSDLPVNRIAERVGFGTGASLRQHLHSAIGVPPGAYRRTFRA from the coding sequence ATGCACCGCATCGTCGTCCTGGCCCTGGACGGAGTCATCCCGTTCGAGCTGAGCCTCGCCTCCCGGCTCTTCGGAGCCGCCACGGACACCGAGGGCCGGCCCCTCTACGAGGTGGTCACCTGCTCGCTCGACGGCCGGCCCGTCCGTACCTCCGCCGACTTCTCCATCAGCGTCGAACACGACCGCAGCGCGCTCGCCGGCGCCGACACGCTGGTGATCCCGGCCTCCGAGGAGTTCGCCGGCATCGTCGACCGGGACTCCCTGCCGCCGCGCGTCGCCGAGGCACTGGCGCTGCTGCGCCCCGACGCACGGATCGCCGGGATCTGCATCGCCACCTTCGTGCTCGCCGCGGCCGGTCTGCTCGACGGCCGGGCCGCCGCCACCCACTGGCGGCACGCCGACCGGTTCCGGCGGTTCTACCCGGAGGTCGACCTCGCCCCCGACGTCCTGTTCGTCGACACCGGGCGGATCCTCACCTCGGCCGGCGCCGCGGCCGGCATCGACCTGATCCTGCACCTGATCCGCTCCGACCACGGGAGCGCCGTCGCCAATCTGGTCGCCCGGTGCTGCGTCGTCCCGCCGCAGCGCGAGGGGGGCCAGGCCCAGTACGTACAACGGCCCGTCCCGGAGAGCACGGACGCCGGGACGTCCGCCACCCGGGCGTGGGCCCTCGACCGGCTGCACGAGCCCCTCCAGCTGACCGACCTCGCCGGCCACGCGGGCATGAGCCGGCGCACCTTCACCCGGCGCTTCCGGGCCGAGGTCGGGCTGAGCCCGGGCCAGTGGCTCACCCAGCAGCGCGTCGACCTGGCCAGGCACCTGCTGGAGAGCAGCGACCTACCGGTCAACCGGATCGCCGAGCGGGTGGGCTTCGGCACCGGCGCGTCCCTGCGCCAGCACCTGCACTCCGCGATCGGCGTGCCGCCGGGCGCCTACCGGCGCACCTTCCGGGCCTGA